The following is a genomic window from Micromonospora cathayae.
GAACTGGCCATCGCGCTCGCCCTCGACCCCCGGGTGCTGCTGCTCGACGAGCCGACCGCCGGAATGGGCCTGGAGGACGTCGACCGCACCGTCGAGCTGGTCGACCGGGTCCGCGCCGGCCGGACCGTGGTGCTGGTCGAGCACAACATGAGCGTGGTCGGCCGGCTCGCCGACACCGTCACCGTGCTCCAGGCCGGGAAGGTCCTCGTCGAGGGGCCGTACCAGCAGGTCCGGGCCGACGAACGCGTGATCACCGCCTACCTGGGAGCGACCGATGCCGCCACCGACGCCGTCCCGCACGGAGCCACCGATGCTGCGCGTTGACGACCTGTCCGCCTGGTACGGCGAGGCGCGGGTGCTGCGCGGGGTGAGCCTCACCGTGGCCGCCGGCGAGGTGGTCACCCTGGTCGGGCGGAACGGGGCCGGCAAGTCCACCCTGCTGCGCTGCGTGATGGGGCTGCACGCCGGCCGCAGCGGCACCGTCACCCTGGACGGTCGGGACGTCGGTCGCCTCCCGGCGCACCGCCGGGCCCGGCTCGGCCTGGGCTGGGTCCCCGACGACCGGGGCGCGTACGCCACCCTCAGCGTCACCGAGAACCTGACCCTGCCGCCCACCGTCGGCCCGGACCCGTGGCCGCTGGCCCGGGTGTACGAGGCGTTCCCCGCCCTGTACGCGCGCCGGGACTCGGCCGCCACCACCCTCTCCGGCGGCGAGCAGCAGATGCTCGCCCTGGCCCGGGTGCTGCGGATGGGGGCGCGGTTGCTGCTCTGCGACGAGCCCACCGAGGGGCTCTCGCCGCTGCTGGTGAGCCAGGTGGGCGACATTCTGCGGCAGGCCAAGGCGCACGGGGTGACCGTGCTGCTGGTCGAGCAGAACCTGCACTTCGCCACCGGCGTCGCCGACCGGCACTACCTGCTGGCCGAGGGACGCGTGGTGGAGGCGATGGAGAACTCCGAGGTGCGCTCGCGGGAACGCGAGCTGCTGTCGTACCTCGGTATCTGACCGACCGTGACCCGCGCGGCGTAGCGCGGACGAAGGGATGACCCATGCGGAGGACCGTGGGAGTGGCCGTCGTTTCGACGGCGGCGCTGCTGGTGACCGGCTGTGGCGGCGGAGGACCGCAGTCCTCCGGCGACGGGAAGCTCAGCGGCGACAGGATCGTGCTCGGGGTGCTCAACGACCAGTCCGGCGTCTACCTGGAGCTGTCCGGGAAGAACTCGGTCAAGGCGGTGGAACTGGCCATCGCCGACTTCAAGAAGAAGTACGGCGACGACGCGGTGACCACCGACATCACCGTGGAGACCGCCGACCACCAGAACAAGCCGGACATCGCCAACACAAAAGCCGCCGAGATGTACGACCGCAAGGCCGTCGACCTGATCCTCGACGTGCCCACCTCGTCGGCGGCGGAGAAGGTCGCCGACGTGGCGAAGGAGAAGAAGAAGCTCTACTTCAACATCGGCGCGGCCACCACCACGCTGACCGGCGCGAAGTGCAACAGGTACACCTTCCACTACGCCTACGACACGTACATGCTGGCCAACGGCACCGGCCGGAACACCACCGAACAGGGCGCGAAGAACTGGTACGTGCTCTACCCGAACTACCAGTTCGGGCAGGACATGGAACGCAGCTTCTCGGCCGCCATCACCGGTGCCGGTGGGAAGGTGGTCGCGAAGGACGCCGCGCCGTTCCCGAACACCAGCGGCGACTACTCGACGTACCTGCTCAAGGCTCCGACGCTGAACCCGAAGCCGGACGTGCTGGGCACCATGCAGGCCGGCGCGGAACTGGTCAACGTGGTCAAGCAGTACAACGAGTTCAAGCTCCGGGAGAAGGGCGTCGGCCTGGCGGTGGGGCTGATGTTCCTCACCGACATCCACTCGCTCACCCCGGACGCGCTGGCCGGCACCACCTACACCGACGCCTGGTACTGGAACTTCGACCAGCGCAACCGGGAGTTCGCCGACCGGTTCAAGGAGGCCACCGGCACCCGGCCCACCTTCGCGCACGCGGCCAACTACTCGGCCGCCACCCAGTACCTGGAGGCGGTGCAGGCCGCCGGCACCGACGACGCGGACACCATCGTCGACGCGCTGGAGGGCAAGACCGTCGACGACGTGTTCCTGCGCAACGGCAAGATCCGCGCCGAGGACCACCGGGTCGTGCACGACGCGTACCTGGCCCAGGTCAAGCCGGCCGCCGAGGTCACCGAGGAGTGGGACTACGTGAAGATCCTCAAGACCATCCCGGCGGCCGAGGCGTTCCGCGCCCCGTCCCCGGACTGCCGGATGTGACCCGGCCGTGACCGGCTTCCTCCAGAACACCTTCAACGGGCTGGTGAGCGGGGCGTTCTACGCCCTGCTCGCCCTCGGCCTCGCGGTCATCTTCGGCATGCTCCGGGTGGTCAACTTCGCCCACGGCGCGTTCTACATGCTCGGCGCGTTCGGCGCGTACGTGCTGCTCGCCGAGGCCGGGGTGCCGTTCTGGGCGGCCCTGGTGATCATGCCGGTCGGGCTGGGTCTGCTCGGGATGGCCCTGGAACGGGCCTTCATCCACCGGCTCACCCGGCTCGACCCGCTCTACAACTTCCTGCTCACCTTCGGGCTGACGCTGATCCTCCAGGACCTGGTCAAGCTCCGGTACGGGGTGCAGTCCAGCCCGTACGCCACCCCGGCCGAGCTGAGCGGATCGGTCGACCTCGGGCTGTTCGACTTCCCCACCTACCGGGTGTTCATCCTGGTGTTCGCGGTCGCCGTCTGCGTGGCCGCCTGGTGGCTGCTCGGGCACACCCGGGTCGGCATGGTGGTCCGGGCGGCCACCGAACGCCCCGAGCTGACCCGGGCGTTCGGTATCGACGTCGGCCGGTGGATCACGCCGGTGTTCGGGTTCGGCATCGCCCTCGCGGCCCTGGCCGGGGTGCTGGCCGCCCCGATGCGCGCGGTCAACCCGCTGATGGGCGCCGACCTGATCATCGTGGTCTTCGCGGTGGTGGTGATCGGCGGACTCGGGTCCATCTTCGGGTCGGTGGCCGCCGGCTTCGGCATCGGCCTGATCCAGGCATGGGGCGAGGCGTACCTGTCGGACTGGCCGATCCTGTCCCAGACGATCGTGTTCATCGTGATGGCCGTGGTGCTGCTCTGGCGGCCGGCCGGGCTGTTCGGCCGAGAGGAGGCACCGGCGTGACCACCCTGGTCGACGACCCCACCCCGGGCACCGCGAAGCGGCCCCCGTCCGCGTTGGCCGCCGCCGGCCGCGCCCCCCGCTGGCTGCGGTACGCGCTGCTCGCCGTCGGTCTGGCCGTGGCGTTCTGGCTGCCCAACGGGCTGTACCCGGCGGTCGCCGTGGACATCCTCTGCTGGGCGCTGTTCGCCGTCTCGGTGGACCTGCTGCTCGGCTACACCGGGCTGATGTCCTTCGGGCACGCCGCGTTCTGGGGCACCTCGGCGTACGTCACCGGGCTGGTCGCCATCCACCTCGGCCTGCCGTTCCCGGCGGCGGTGCTGCTCGGCGCGCTGGCCGCCGCCGCGCTCGCGGTGCCGATCGGGTACCTGGCGGTGAGCCGTACCGGCATCTACTTCGCCATGGTCACCCTGGCGTTCGCCCAGATGGTCTACTACATCGCCAACGAGTGGCGCTCGGTCACCCGGGGCGAGAACGGCCTCCAGGGCGTACCGAGGGACCTGTTCGGCCTGGACCTCACCGACGACTACTGGTTCTACTACGCGGCGCTGCCGATCGTGCTGCTCGGGCTGGCCGCCGCCTGGCGGATCGTGCACTCGCCGTTCGGGCGGGTGCTGGTCGGCATCCGGGACAACCCGGCCCGGGCCCGCGCGCTCGGCTACCCGGTCCGCCGGTACAAGCTCACCGCGTTCGTGCTCTCCGGGTTCCTCGCCGGGCTCGGTGGCGGCCTGTTCGCCGTCGGGCACCGGTTCGTCTCGCTGGACACCCTGCACTGGACCACCTCCGGCAAGGCGGTGATCGTGGTGGTACTCGGCGGCATCGGCACCCTGTGGGGCGGGGTGCTCGGCGCGGCCGTGCTGGTCCGGCTGGAGGACTGGCTGTCGTTCTCCGGCTTCGAGGCGATCGGCCTGGTCACCGGCGGCATCTTCGTCGTCGTCGTGCTGGTGTTCCGGCGCGGCATCTGGGGTTCGGTGGCCGCGCTCGCCGTCCGCTGGCGGACCCGCCGCCGGGAATGAGCACCCGCTGACCGCATCCGTTCCGGCCGGTCCGGGCGAACCCCCTGGTAGAGATCGTCTACCAGGGGGTGCGTGTCGGTGTCGGGCCAACGGATACCGGGCGAGGTGGCGGAGACGGCGCGCAAGCGCCTCGCCGCCGCCGCCGAGGACCTGGACAGCAACCGGGTCGCCGGGCTGCTCATGGAACTTGCCGGCCAGTCGGGGGTCGGGCCGGTGTGGGACGAGGTCTGTGTGCCGCTGCTGACCGGGCAGGCCGGCCGGAGCGCGCCGGAGGTGGCCGTCGAGCATGCCCTCTCCGAGGGCATCCGGACCGGGCTGGACGTGCTGCACCGTTCGCCCCGGGCCCCGCTGCCGCCCAGCGGGGTGCTGCTCGCCGGAGCCGAACAGGAGCACCACTGCCTGGGGCTGCACGTGCTGGCCGCCGCACTGCGGGAACAGCGGCGCGGCGCGCTGCTGCTCGGCCCGGCGCTGCCCTGGGCGGCGCTGAGCAGCGCCGTGCGCCGGGCCCGCCCGCACACCGTGATCGTCTGGTCGCAGACCCCGGTCACCGGACGCGCCTACCGCCTGGTCCGGCTGGGCCGGGACTTTCCCGCCGTCCGGGTCTTCGGCGCCGGGCCGGGCTGGATCGAGGAACTGCCCGCGCCGGCGGCCCGGCTCACCTCGCTGACGGCCGCCGCCGCCGTCTGCCAACTGCCGTCCTGACCCCGGCCGGCGGATCAGCGGTCGGTCCGGTGCACGTTCTCAGCGGGCGGGGTCGCGGAGCCGGTGCAGGCGCAGCGCGAGCTGCACCTCCAGCGCCCGCTCGGGCCGCTGCCAGTCCGCGCCGAGCAGCTGCCCGACCCGGTCCAGCCGCTGGGTGACCGTGTTGACGTGCACGTGCAACTGCTCGGCGGCCCGGGCCAGGCTCCCACCCACCCCGAAGTACGCCTCCAGCGTCCGCACCAGCGCGGTGCCCCGCCGCGCGTCGTAGTCCACCACCGGGCCGACCGTGTCGGTGAGGAACCGGGCCACGTCCCGGTCACCCCGGTCGGAGACCGCGCCCAGCAGCAGCCCGACGAAGCCCAGCTCGGCGGTGCTCGCCCCCTGCCCGGTGCGGCCCAGCGCGCCGAGCGCGGTCAGGCAGCGGTCCGCCTCCCGGAACGTGGTCGCCAGCGACGCCGGCCCGGTGGCCGGGCCGCTCGCCCCGGCGGTCACCGGCCGGCCGGTCACCCGGGACAGGTCCCGGGCCACCGCCCGCGCCGCCGTGCCGGCGTCGGAGCCCGGCAGCATCAGCACCACCCGACCGTCCCGCGCCGCGGCCAGGCCACCCCGGGTCGAGGCGTACGTGGTGGCCCAGGAGAGCACCCGCTGCCGGGCCTGCCCGGTCGCGGCGATCGCGTCGTCGCCCACCGCCACCAGCACGTGCGGGGCGTCCAGGTCCACGCCGAGCCGTCGGCCCCGGCTGCGCAGCGCCTCCGGGTCGGCGACCGGCCGGGCGATCAGGTCGTCGAGCAGCTCACCCCGGACCCGGCCCTCGGCCTCGGCGACGGTCCGCCGGAACAGCAGCAGCAGCGCGGTGACCAGGGCGGCCCGCTCCAAGATCCGCTGGTCGGCGTCGACCAGTTCGTCGTCGGAGCGCAGCACCAGCGCGCCCAGGTTCTCCGCGCCGGCCACCACCGCGGCGTACCAGAGCCGGCCCCGACGCACGCTGCGCCCCTCGGTCCGGGACGCGGCCACCGCCTCCACCATGTCGGTGCGTTCCGGCTCGTCGATCGCCCCGACCCGGGCCAGCAGCCGGCCCTCGGCGTCCAGCGCCAGCAGCGCGCCGCCGAGCACGTCGGTGACCGCCGCCGCCACGTCCTCCACCCCGCCGCCGCGCAGCACCAGCGCGGTCATCCGGTCGTGGGCCGCCGCCGCCCGCTCCACCGACGCGCTGTGCGCCCGGATGGTGGTGTTCGCCGCCGACAGTTCGGCCAGCGCGGCCCGGGTCTCGGCCAGCAGCCGGGCGGTGTCGATCGCCACCGCGGCGTGCGCGGCGAGCGAGACCAGCAGCGCCACCTCCTCCCGGGCGAACGGACGGGCGGACCGGTTCGCCGCGTACAGCACGCCGATCGAGGTGGAGCCGAGCCGCAGCGGCACCCCGAGGATCGCCACCAGGCCCTCCTCGCGTACCCCGGCGTCGATCTCCCCGGTGTGGTGGAACCGCTCGTCCTCGTCGTAGTTCGCGGTGACGTACGGGGTACCGGACTGGGCGACCAGCCCGCCCAGGCCCGCCCCCATCGGCAGCCGCAGCCGCTGGAACCGGGCGGAGACCGACCCGTCGGTGACCCGCATGTACGTGTCGCCCCGGTCGTCGTCGTTGAGCGTCATGTACGCCACGTCCGCGCCGAGCAGGTTCCGGGCCCGGTGCACGATGGCCCGCAGCACGTCGTCGGAGTCGCGCAGCCCGGCCAGGTCGCTGGCGGTGTCGTACAGCCCGGACAGTTCGGTCTCCCGCCGGCGGCGGCGTTCCAGCAGCGCCCGGACCCGCAGCGCGACCACCTTGGCCTGCTCCAGTTCGGCGATCCGGTCGGCGGGCAGGCCGGCGGAGCGGGCGGCCACCAGCGGCCCCTCGAACTCGACCGCCGCGGCCTCCCGGGCGAGCAGCTCCAGGAACTCGATCGGCGACGACATGACCGACATTGTGCGGGTCACCTCTAGTTCGCCGTCCAGCCCCCGTCGAGGGCGATGGACGAGCCGGTGATGAAGGCGGCCGGCGGCGAGCACAGGTACGCCACCAGTTCGGCGACCTCCTCCGGCTCGATCAGCCGCTTGATCGCCGCCCGGGCCAGCATGATCTTCTCGATCACCTCGTCCTCGCCGATGCCGTGCCGGGCCGCCTGGTCGGCGATCTGGCTCTCCACCAGCGCGGTCCGCACGTACGCCGGGTTGACGCAGTTGGCGGTCACCCCGTGTGCCGCCCCCTCCAACGCGACGACCTTGGAGAAGCCCTCCAGCGCGTGCTTGGCCGACACGTACGCCGACTTGTACGCCGAGGCGCGCAGCCCGTGCACCGAGGAGATGTTGACGATCCGGCCCCAACCGCGCGCGTACATGTACGGCAGCGCCTTGCGCACGATCAGGAACGGCGCCTCCACCATCACCCGATGCAGGTGGGAGAAGCGTTCGACCGGGAACTCCGGCACCGGCGCGACGTACTGGAGGCCGGCGTTGTTGACCACGATGTCCACCTCGGCGTCCAGCCGGTCCACCGCGTCCGGGTCGGCCAGGTCGACGCCCTCGGCCCGCCCGCCGGCCTCGGCGGCGACCGCCTTGGCCGCCTCGACGTTGCGGTCCACCACCTGCACCGCCGCCCCGGCGGCGGCCAGCCGCAGCGCGCACGCCCGGCCGATGCCACTGCCACCACCGGTCACCAGCGCGGTACGACCGGTGAGGTCGACCTGTACGACATGGGGGAACGCCACGGGTTCAGCCGTCATGGCGCAGAAGTTACGAGGTGTGTGGCCGACGGCACATGGTTCGCCCGCACATACTCCGTACCCCGGCTATGTGGACCTGCGGATGGGCCGGCGTGTCCCCGCGACCGGTCGTCGGAGCTGGCAAGTAGGGTGTCGAACACACGTACTGCCGGTGGCTCGGGGAGGAGGCGGCGTGCGGGTGCTGGGCGTCGACCCGGGGCTGACCCGGTGCGGGGTCGGCGTGGTCGAGGGCGTCCCCGGGCGGCCCTGCACGCTGGTCGCGTACACGGTGGTCCGCACCGACCCCGACGACGAGCTGCCGCACCGGCTGCTGCTGCTGGACCGGGCACTGACCGAGCTGGTCGCCGAGCACCGTCCGGAGAGCGTCGCGGTGGAGCGGGTGTTCAGCCAGCACAACGTCCGGACGGTGATGGGCACCGCCCAGGCCAGCGGGATCGCCGTGCTGGCCGGCGCGCGGGCCGGGCTGCCGGTGCAGACGTACACCCCCAGCGAGGTGAAGGCGGCGATCACCGGGTCGGGGGTCGCGGACAAGGCGCAGATGACCGCCATGGTGACCCGGCTGCTGCGGCTGGCCGAGCCGCCCAAGCCGGCCGATGCCGCCGACGCCCTCGCCCTGGCCATCTGCCACGTCTGGCGGGGCGGTACCCGCTCGAAGCTGGCCGCCGCCGCCGACCGGGTCCGACGAGGAGGAGCACGATGATCGCCAGCGTGCGCGGCACGGTGACCGCGACCGGCCCGGACCACGCGGTGGTGGAGGTCGGCGGGGTGGGCCTCGCCGTGCAGTGCGCCCCCGGCACCCTGGCCGAGCTGCGGGTCGGCCAGCAGGCCCGGCTCGCCACCAGCCTGGTGGTCCGGGAGGATTCGCTCACCCTGTACGGCTTCGCCGACGACGACGCCAAGGCACTGTTCGAGCTGCTCCAGACGGCCAGCGGGGTGGGGCCCCGGCTGGCCCAGGCGGTGCTCGCGGTGCACACCCCGGACGCGGTGCGCAAGGCCATCGCCAACGCCGACACCGCCGCGCTGACCCGGGTGCCCGGGATCGGCAAGAAGGGTGCCGAGCGCCTGGTGCTGGAGCTGCGGGACCGGATCGGCCCGGTCGCGGTGGGCGCCGACGGCGCGGCCGGGGTGACCACCGGGGCGTGGCCCGAGCAGGTCCGCCAGGCGCTGGTCGGGCTGGGCTGGACGGCGGGCCAGGCCGACCAGGCGGTGGCCGCCGTGGCGGAGACGATCGACGGGCCGACCCCGCCGGTGCCGGTCCTGCTCAAGCAGGCCATCCGACTCCTGGGCCGGACGAGGTGAGCGGCGTGCGGCCGGTGGGCGGCGACGTCGTGGCGGGGCCGGCATGACCGGCGACGGCCTGATCTCGGCGTACGCGCAGGACGCCGAACGGGACCTGGAGGTGAGCGTCCGGCCGAAGCGGCTGGCCGAGTTCATCGCCCAGGACCGGGTCCGCGACCAGCTCGACCTGCTGCTCCAGGGGGCGATGCGGCGCGGCTCCCCACCTGACCACATCCTGCTGTCCGGGCCGCCCGGCCTGGGTAAGACCAGCCTGGCCAACATCGTCGCCGCCGAGCTGGGCTCCGGCATCCGGGTGACCAGCGGCCCGGCCATCGAACGCTCCGGCGACCTGGCGGCGATCGTGACCAGCCTCGCCGAGGGCGACGTGCTGTTCATCGACGAGATTCACCGGATCGCCCGGCCGGCGGAGGAGCTGCTCTACAGCGCCATGGAGGACTTCCGGGTCGACGTGGTGGTCGGCAAGGGGCCGGGGGCCACCGCCATCCCGCTCGACGTGGAGCCGTTCACCCTGGTCGGCGCGACCACCCGGTCCGGTCTGCTGACCGGCCCGATGCGGGACCGGTTCGGCTTCGTCGCCCACCTGGACTTCTACTCCCCGACGGAGCTGGAGGCGCTGCTGCACCGGTCGGCCCGCATCCTCGGCGTGCCGATCACCCCCGACGGGGCCGCCGAGATCGCCGGCCGGTCCCGGGGCACCCCCCGGATCGCCAACCGGCTGCTGCGCCGGGTGCGCGACTTCGCCGAGGTCCGGGCCGACGGGGTGGTCACCGTGGAGACCGCCCGGGCCGCGCTGACCGTGTACGACGTGGACGCCCTCGGGCTGGACCGCCTCGACCGGGCGGTGCTGACCGCGCTGGTGGACACGTTCCGGGGTGGCCCGGTGGGGCTGTCGACCCTGGCGGTGGCGGTCGGCGAACAGTCGGACACGGTGGAGGAGGTCTGCGAGCCGTTCCTGGTACGGGCCGGGCTGCTGGCCCGTACGCCTCGGGGCCGGGTGGCGACCGAGGCGGCCTGGCATCATCTGGGGCGTACCCCGCCGAATGGTACATTTGGCGGCGGTACCCCTCCCGTGCCCGATCTCTTCTCCGTCGAGCCTGATCAGCCGTGATGTGAACGTGATGCATGCGGCGTTCGGCGTTCCCAGGTGCAGGGATTAGACTCGCGCCGGTCTGTACAGGACGTGAGAACACGCCTCCGCTCCGACGCCCCCCGGCGTGCCGGAGGCCAATGGGAAGGTCTTCACCGTGTTTTACGCAGCAGAGGGCGGTGGGGGAGCCGGCGGTCTGACGCCGATCCTCATGATCGCTCTGCTCTTCGGCGTCATGTACTTCATGATGATCCGCCCCCAGCAGAAGCGCCGCAAGGAAGCCGAGTCGATGCAGTCCTCGCTCGCCCCGGGCGACGAGGTGGTCACCATCGGCGGGCTCTACGGGACGGTCACCCGGGTCGACGACGACACGGTGAGCCTCGAGGTCGCCCCGGGCGTCGAGACCCGGTACGCCCGCCCGGCCGTCGCCCGCGTGGTCGCCAAGGCCGACAAGGGCGAGCCGACCGAGTCGGTCATCGAGGACACCCCGGTCAAGGAGTGACTCCGCGCGCCGGAAGGGGCTGCGCGCGGATCGAAACAAGTGGATAGTAGGTCGACGCTCGGTGTCGACCCGGGCAGGACCAGCCGGCCGGTGCACCCCGTCGCCGCGTCCTGACCGGGTCGGCACCCGACGGCGACCCGGAAAACGCGTGGCCGGGTCGGCCGGCCCGACACCCGCCGCCTACCACCAGCGGCGCGACCGCACAGGGAGACAGGACAGCCGTGGCACCACCTCAGGGACAGATGCGTCCGGGACGGCAACTCGCCGTGCTCGGCGTCATCTTCGTCGTCCTCTATCTTTTGGTGTTCTTCGCGGGCGGGGCCAGCGGTGGCTGGAAGGACCGGCTCGAGCCCAAGCTCGGCCTGGACCTGGTCGGCGGCACCCGGCTCACGCTCGAGGCGACCAACACCATCGACGGTCGTCCGCCGAGTGCGGAGAGCCTCGAAGAGGCCCGCCGGATCATCGAGAACCGGGTCAACGGGCTCGGGGTCGCCGAAGCCGAGGTGGTCACCGAGGGCAACCGGAACATCGTCATCTCGCTGCCCGGTGAGAACCGGGACCTGACCGAGGTCGGCACCGCCGCCGAACTGCGGTTCCGCAAGGTCCTCAAGGTCACCGACGGCAGCGGCGCGACCGCCACCCCGCCGTCGGCCACCCCGGCACCGTCCGGCAGCCCCGCCCCGTCCGGCAGCCCGGCCGCCTCGCCCAGCGCATCGGCGCGGGCCACCGCGTCACCGAGCGCGGGCGGTCAGGGCGGCGGTGCGCCCGCCCCCAGCGCCACCCCTGCCCCGAGCGCGTCGGCCAGCGCCGCCCCGGCCCCGAGCGCCAGCGCCGAGCCGGTGCCGCAGGGCATCGAGGAGCAGCGCAAGGCCGTCGAGCAGAAGGTCGGCGCCGCCGCCTGGCAGGCCGCCAACGGCCTCCAGGCCCCGGCCGACGTCAGCGCCGACCCGACGCTGGCCGAGCGGCTGAAGCCGTTCGGCACGCTCACCCCGCGCGAGATCGCGGTGCTGCCGGCGAACATGCAGTTCAACGTGCCGACCATCACCTGCGAGCAGCTCGACGACCGGCCGGCCGGCTCGATCAACGACGAGAAGCAGCAGGCGGTGGCCTGTGAGACCGGCGCGAAGTACCTGCTCGACGTCGCGAAGGTGCTCGGCACCGACGTCGACGACGCCAACCCGGCCCTGGACCAGACCGGCCAGTGGGTGGTCAGCCTGAACTTCACCGGTGACGGCCAGTCCAAGTGGACCGCGCTGACCCGGGAGGCGTTCAACAACGAGGGCCAGGCGTGTGACGCCTCCGCGCTCGGCCAGGACGGCAAGTGCCGGGTGGCGGTCGTGCTGGACAACAACGTGATCTCCTCGCCGGAGATCCAGGGCGTGCTCACCGGTGACTCGCAGATCACCGGCAGCTTCAACAACCGGACCGCCACCGAGCTGTCCAGCCAGCTCCGCTACGGCGCGCTGCCGGTCACCTTCGAGCCGCAGGAGCAGCAGAACGTCTCCGCCACCCTGGGTGAGAGCCACCTGCGCGCCGGTCTGCTCGCCGCCGGTATCGGCATGGCGCTGGTCATCATCTACGCGTTCTTCTACTACCGGCTGCTCGGCTCGGTGATCTTCCTGAGCCTGGTGCTGTCCGCGCTGCTGGTCTTCGGCGCGCTGGTCTACCTGGGCCGGCAGATCGGCTTCACGCTGACCCTCGCCGGCATCGCCGGCATG
Proteins encoded in this region:
- the secD gene encoding protein translocase subunit SecD codes for the protein MAPPQGQMRPGRQLAVLGVIFVVLYLLVFFAGGASGGWKDRLEPKLGLDLVGGTRLTLEATNTIDGRPPSAESLEEARRIIENRVNGLGVAEAEVVTEGNRNIVISLPGENRDLTEVGTAAELRFRKVLKVTDGSGATATPPSATPAPSGSPAPSGSPAASPSASARATASPSAGGQGGGAPAPSATPAPSASASAAPAPSASAEPVPQGIEEQRKAVEQKVGAAAWQAANGLQAPADVSADPTLAERLKPFGTLTPREIAVLPANMQFNVPTITCEQLDDRPAGSINDEKQQAVACETGAKYLLDVAKVLGTDVDDANPALDQTGQWVVSLNFTGDGQSKWTALTREAFNNEGQACDASALGQDGKCRVAVVLDNNVISSPEIQGVLTGDSQITGSFNNRTATELSSQLRYGALPVTFEPQEQQNVSATLGESHLRAGLLAAGIGMALVIIYAFFYYRLLGSVIFLSLVLSALLVFGALVYLGRQIGFTLTLAGIAGMIVSLGVAADSFVIYFERLKDEIREGRSPRSAVPRAWVRARRTIISANAITILSAVVLYIVSVGAVKGFAFALGLATVLDLVVVFLFRHPIMTMFARTRAFLSPRVSGLGRVLPAKGTEQASTRNPRAKEA
- the yajC gene encoding preprotein translocase subunit YajC — encoded protein: MFYAAEGGGGAGGLTPILMIALLFGVMYFMMIRPQQKRRKEAESMQSSLAPGDEVVTIGGLYGTVTRVDDDTVSLEVAPGVETRYARPAVARVVAKADKGEPTESVIEDTPVKE
- the ruvB gene encoding Holliday junction branch migration DNA helicase RuvB codes for the protein MTGDGLISAYAQDAERDLEVSVRPKRLAEFIAQDRVRDQLDLLLQGAMRRGSPPDHILLSGPPGLGKTSLANIVAAELGSGIRVTSGPAIERSGDLAAIVTSLAEGDVLFIDEIHRIARPAEELLYSAMEDFRVDVVVGKGPGATAIPLDVEPFTLVGATTRSGLLTGPMRDRFGFVAHLDFYSPTELEALLHRSARILGVPITPDGAAEIAGRSRGTPRIANRLLRRVRDFAEVRADGVVTVETARAALTVYDVDALGLDRLDRAVLTALVDTFRGGPVGLSTLAVAVGEQSDTVEEVCEPFLVRAGLLARTPRGRVATEAAWHHLGRTPPNGTFGGGTPPVPDLFSVEPDQP